A single genomic interval of Antarcticibacterium arcticum harbors:
- a CDS encoding IS110 family RNA-guided transposase, with protein MNKSKQIYGVDISKNVFDVADSQGNHSQFKNDVKGFKSFLKTLSSESLVVMEATGYYHYRLAQFLYEQGIHVSVVNPLSVKRFIQMKLSRVKTDKSDAKAICEYATINEVPLYTAKDKNQAECLQLLRLIDIYLKQSTALKNKLHGEKTLGTPSKTVYHSLNRSLKAVQKEIKIMEDRLMEIVKEEQQKQLTLIKSIPGLGNKTAIMIIVLTDGFSNFENASQLCSYTGITPKLRQSGTSVRGRSRITKMGNAKLRNLLFMCSFSARKYNKACREIYERIIAKGKSKKLALIAVCNKLLKQAFAIAKSGLPYQENFVSKLA; from the coding sequence ATGAATAAAAGTAAACAAATTTATGGAGTAGACATTAGCAAGAATGTATTTGATGTAGCTGACTCCCAGGGGAACCATTCTCAATTTAAAAACGATGTAAAAGGATTTAAATCATTTTTAAAAACACTTTCATCAGAATCTCTGGTCGTCATGGAAGCTACCGGATACTATCATTACAGGCTTGCACAGTTCCTTTATGAACAGGGAATACATGTGTCTGTAGTTAATCCTCTTTCGGTAAAGAGATTCATTCAAATGAAACTTTCCAGGGTGAAAACAGATAAATCTGATGCTAAAGCTATCTGTGAGTATGCCACGATAAATGAAGTTCCATTATATACTGCCAAAGACAAGAACCAGGCAGAATGTTTACAGCTCCTACGCCTCATCGATATTTATTTAAAACAAAGCACTGCCTTAAAGAATAAGCTACATGGAGAAAAAACCCTAGGAACACCTTCTAAAACAGTATATCATTCATTAAACAGGTCTTTAAAAGCTGTACAGAAGGAAATTAAGATAATGGAGGATCGCCTAATGGAGATAGTCAAAGAAGAGCAACAAAAACAACTAACCCTTATAAAAAGCATTCCCGGCTTAGGCAACAAAACTGCCATTATGATTATCGTTTTGACTGATGGATTTTCAAACTTTGAAAATGCCAGCCAACTCTGCAGTTACACCGGAATCACTCCTAAACTACGTCAGTCTGGAACTAGTGTGAGAGGCCGCAGCCGGATAACGAAAATGGGGAATGCAAAGCTTAGAAACCTACTGTTTATGTGCAGCTTCTCAGCAAGGAAATATAACAAGGCGTGCAGGGAAATTTATGAGAGAATAATAGCAAAAGGAAAAAGTAAAAAACTGGCTCTTATCGCGGTGTGCAATAAACTATTAAAACAGGCATTTGCAATTGCAAAATCGGGATTGCCTTACCAGGAAAATTTTGTCTCGAAATTAGCTTAA
- a CDS encoding DUF6252 family protein produces MKKISFLVLIILSLSCSKNDPCEGADCLPALTIIGKGTIACLIDGKGFQPGGSQFAGPTQQAFYQFLDGGYYFGLSANHRNSKTSINIALRNQEIEEGEVYQLNVDKEDSNFGESVYNLSYYQTNQIHTGEIYFVKFDDINGIVSGTFWFDAINEDGDIVEVREGRFDMKYY; encoded by the coding sequence ATGAAAAAAATATCTTTTTTAGTATTAATTATTTTATCCCTTTCCTGTTCTAAAAATGATCCTTGCGAGGGCGCTGATTGTTTACCAGCTCTAACGATTATAGGAAAAGGTACAATCGCTTGTTTAATTGATGGAAAAGGTTTCCAGCCTGGTGGCAGCCAATTTGCGGGCCCTACACAACAGGCCTTTTACCAATTTCTTGATGGCGGGTATTATTTTGGCCTTTCAGCAAATCATAGGAATAGTAAAACATCTATAAATATTGCTCTAAGAAATCAAGAAATTGAGGAGGGAGAAGTTTATCAATTAAATGTGGATAAGGAAGATTCAAACTTTGGGGAAAGCGTATATAATCTTAGTTATTATCAAACAAATCAAATCCATACAGGAGAAATTTACTTTGTCAAATTTGATGATATAAATGGGATCGTTTCCGGTACCTTTTGGTTTGATGCGATTAATGAAGATGGGGATATTGTAGAAGTGCGGGAAGGCCGTTTTGATATGAAATATTATTAA
- a CDS encoding RsmD family RNA methyltransferase: MRIISGQHKGKRITAPKKLPIRPTTDFAKEALFNIINNRFHFKDLEVLDLFSGSGNISYEFGSRGSGPITSVDANFDCVKFIKKTGDELELNITPVKSDVFKYLEKAPVKVDIIFADPPYDMDVASLQKIVAITFDRELLKEDGALIIEHSKRLDLSGTPHFEEIRKYGNSVFSFFS; the protein is encoded by the coding sequence ATGCGAATAATTTCAGGACAACACAAAGGAAAAAGGATCACCGCGCCTAAAAAGCTACCCATTCGGCCAACTACAGATTTTGCCAAGGAAGCCCTTTTCAATATTATAAACAACCGTTTTCATTTTAAGGACCTGGAAGTACTGGACCTGTTTTCAGGATCGGGGAATATCTCTTATGAATTCGGATCACGCGGGTCTGGGCCAATAACCTCTGTAGATGCAAATTTTGATTGTGTAAAGTTTATCAAGAAAACGGGAGATGAGCTGGAGCTCAATATCACGCCGGTAAAAAGCGATGTTTTTAAATACCTGGAAAAAGCACCTGTAAAAGTGGATATTATCTTTGCCGACCCTCCTTATGATATGGATGTGGCCTCCCTGCAAAAGATCGTTGCCATAACATTTGACAGGGAACTATTAAAAGAAGATGGTGCTTTAATCATAGAACACTCTAAAAGACTGGATCTTTCCGGCACCCCACACTTTGAAGAGATACGTAAATACGGTAATTCGGTTTTCAGTTTTTTTTCCTAA
- a CDS encoding DUF3822 family protein, which translates to MDKQQNSKENIDNLKMSIQVRLNGLSFCILDSNKNEVLWYKKLDFEKELTPVKILEQIELLYKEEKQLDLAFSEVVLLFSNELYSIVPSEFFVEEEASHYLKFNTKILQTDLVANDVFSNEDLVNVYIPYTNITNYFFDKYGEFEFKHSATALIEHLNQITRDNGAVAYLNGFKGYYDLVVMKDGKLLLGNTFKYETPEDFIYYLLFTAEQLQLDPLEFPLYLLGEITKDSPEYEITYTYIKNVEFLDPKLKLIPEKFTNPQFQREAFILLKSLGCE; encoded by the coding sequence ATGGACAAGCAACAAAACAGTAAAGAAAATATTGATAATTTAAAGATGTCCATTCAGGTGCGCCTGAATGGACTTTCTTTTTGTATACTGGATTCAAATAAAAATGAGGTTCTCTGGTATAAGAAGCTCGATTTTGAAAAGGAGTTAACCCCTGTAAAAATCCTGGAACAAATTGAATTGCTCTATAAAGAGGAGAAACAGCTGGATTTAGCTTTTAGTGAAGTTGTCCTGCTGTTTTCAAATGAATTGTACAGTATTGTTCCTTCAGAGTTTTTTGTGGAAGAGGAAGCTTCGCATTATTTGAAATTCAATACCAAGATCCTGCAAACAGACCTTGTGGCTAATGATGTGTTTTCCAATGAGGATTTGGTTAATGTGTATATTCCCTATACCAACATCACAAATTATTTCTTTGACAAATACGGTGAGTTTGAATTTAAACACAGCGCAACAGCCCTTATTGAGCACCTAAACCAAATTACCCGGGACAATGGAGCTGTAGCATATTTAAATGGTTTTAAGGGCTATTATGACCTTGTAGTTATGAAGGACGGAAAGCTGCTCCTGGGCAATACTTTTAAGTATGAAACGCCGGAGGATTTTATCTATTATCTTCTTTTTACGGCAGAACAGCTGCAGTTGGATCCATTGGAATTCCCCCTGTATTTGCTTGGAGAGATCACCAAAGATTCTCCCGAATATGAGATCACTTACACTTACATTAAGAATGTAGAATTTTTAGACCCTAAATTAAAGCTTATCCCTGAAAAATTCACAAACCCTCAATTTCAAAGGGAAGCTTTCATTTTATTAAAATCATTGGGATGCGAATAA
- a CDS encoding ATP-dependent DNA helicase, translated as METLSADKFYKLLISDLGFNAKIKQDIALQQLSSFVVNPVADTIFLLKGYAGTGKTTIISGLVKNLWKIKRSGILLAPTGRAAKVISLYSGQEAQTIHKKIYFPKKTGGAGVQFVLQPNKHRNAIFIVDEASMIPDENQDSKLFENNGLLADLIDYVSSGHQCSLILIGDTAQLPPVKLDMSPALEEEKLRTHYQKEVVHIELDEVVRQSGESDILLNATLLREALAEQFYEYFKFHKTGKADVVRLMDGQEILDAIQDSYDHLGHEDTTIIVRSNKRANLYNQQIRARILDQEEEISSGDYLMVVKNNYFWIKPSSEAGFIANGDIVKVLEIRAIRELYGFRFAEVKVQMVDYPKMAAFDTVVILDTLESNSPSLTYEESNKLYQEVMKDYEDETSKYKKFLKVKGNKYFNALQIKFSYAMTCHKSQGGQWNTVFIEQPYLPNGIDKDYLRWLYTAVTRAQAKLYLIGFKDDFFADN; from the coding sequence ATGGAAACCTTAAGTGCCGATAAATTTTATAAGCTACTCATCAGCGATTTAGGGTTTAATGCAAAGATAAAACAAGACATTGCCTTACAACAACTTTCCTCTTTTGTTGTAAATCCCGTGGCAGATACCATTTTTCTCTTAAAAGGTTATGCCGGAACCGGGAAAACCACCATTATAAGCGGGTTGGTGAAAAATCTCTGGAAGATAAAGCGCAGCGGGATCCTGCTCGCTCCCACGGGAAGGGCAGCCAAGGTGATCTCCCTGTACTCTGGTCAGGAAGCACAAACCATACATAAAAAGATATATTTTCCTAAAAAGACGGGCGGGGCAGGGGTGCAGTTTGTTTTGCAGCCTAATAAACACCGAAATGCAATTTTTATAGTAGATGAGGCTTCTATGATCCCCGATGAGAACCAGGATTCCAAATTATTTGAAAACAATGGCCTCCTGGCAGATCTTATAGATTACGTTTCTTCCGGCCACCAGTGCTCTCTTATATTAATTGGGGATACTGCCCAGTTACCGCCGGTGAAACTGGACATGAGCCCTGCGCTGGAAGAAGAAAAACTTCGAACCCATTACCAGAAAGAGGTTGTGCATATTGAACTGGATGAAGTTGTACGCCAAAGCGGGGAGAGCGATATCCTGTTAAACGCCACCTTGCTTCGGGAAGCCCTGGCCGAGCAATTCTACGAATATTTTAAATTTCACAAAACAGGAAAGGCAGATGTGGTGCGTTTAATGGACGGGCAGGAGATCCTGGATGCCATTCAGGATTCCTACGATCACCTGGGGCACGAAGATACCACCATCATAGTGCGGTCCAACAAAAGGGCCAACCTTTACAACCAGCAAATAAGGGCCCGCATCCTCGACCAGGAAGAAGAGATCTCTTCCGGCGATTACCTTATGGTGGTAAAGAATAACTATTTCTGGATAAAGCCTTCTTCAGAAGCAGGATTTATTGCCAATGGGGATATTGTGAAGGTTTTGGAAATAAGGGCCATAAGAGAGCTGTATGGTTTCCGTTTTGCTGAAGTGAAAGTGCAAATGGTAGATTACCCTAAAATGGCCGCTTTTGATACGGTGGTTATTCTTGATACGCTGGAAAGCAATTCCCCTTCGCTCACCTATGAGGAATCCAATAAACTATACCAGGAAGTAATGAAGGATTATGAAGATGAAACCTCCAAATACAAGAAATTTCTCAAAGTAAAAGGAAATAAGTATTTCAACGCATTGCAAATCAAATTTTCATATGCCATGACCTGCCATAAATCACAGGGTGGGCAATGGAATACTGTTTTTATTGAACAACCCTATTTGCCCAACGGGATAGATAAGGATTATCTAAGGTGGCTGTATACCGCCGTTACAAGGGCGCAGGCAAAGTTATACCTGATTGGCTTTAAGGATGATTTCTTTGCTGACAATTAA
- the kdsB gene encoding 3-deoxy-manno-octulosonate cytidylyltransferase, with protein sequence MTQVPLKIIAVIPARYEASRFPGKLMQDLNGKTVILRTYEAAVKTGLFDKVYVVTDSDVIFNEITGSGGIALMSKKEHECGSDRIAEAVEKMDVDIVVNVQGDEPLIDRESLAMLLDVFREDREQKIDLASLKTAMYETEEITNPNNVKVITNKDGLALYFSRSPVPFPRDTTTGVVYYKHIGVYAFRKQALMDFYRLPMLSLEATEKIECIRYLEYGKNIKMVETNFKGIGIDTPEDLEKARKLFRE encoded by the coding sequence ATGACACAAGTTCCGCTTAAAATAATAGCCGTGATCCCCGCGAGATATGAAGCCAGCCGTTTTCCGGGCAAACTCATGCAGGATCTCAACGGGAAAACGGTTATACTCCGTACCTATGAAGCGGCGGTAAAAACCGGCCTGTTTGATAAAGTTTATGTGGTGACAGATAGTGATGTGATCTTTAATGAAATTACCGGCTCAGGCGGCATTGCACTTATGAGCAAAAAGGAGCACGAATGCGGCAGCGACCGCATTGCTGAAGCTGTAGAGAAGATGGATGTGGATATTGTTGTGAATGTGCAGGGAGATGAGCCGCTTATAGACAGGGAGAGCCTTGCAATGCTCCTTGATGTTTTTAGGGAAGATAGGGAACAAAAAATAGATCTGGCTTCACTTAAAACTGCAATGTATGAAACCGAAGAAATTACCAATCCCAATAACGTGAAGGTGATCACCAATAAAGATGGTTTGGCGCTGTACTTTTCCAGGTCCCCTGTCCCTTTTCCACGGGATACCACCACAGGGGTTGTCTATTATAAACATATTGGGGTGTATGCCTTCAGGAAGCAGGCGTTGATGGATTTTTACCGGTTACCAATGTTATCCCTTGAAGCCACAGAAAAGATAGAGTGCATAAGGTATCTGGAATACGGAAAAAATATTAAAATGGTGGAGACCAACTTTAAAGGAATAGGAATTGACACTCCTGAGGACCTTGAAAAGGCAAGGAAACTTTTCAGGGAATAA
- a CDS encoding cryptochrome/photolyase family protein, whose product MKDKLAVFWFRRDLRLQDNAGLFHALQSDYPVLPIFIFDDHILENLERDDARVSFIHKNLQKIREQLLQNDSSIAIFKGKPEKILKQLLKSYDIAEVYTNHDYEPYAKERDSTIEEILSSHNIPFKTYKDQVIFEKEEVVKNDGSPYVVYSPYMRLWKEKFRELKPVVYNTKPHFKNFIKARDLPNLTLKELGFEPSSINVPPFEISETLIKDYDAKRNFPGLDSTSRLGPHLRFGTVSIREIVKIAASQKNETFLQELIWREFFMQILYHFPHTVTHAFKPKYDRIQWRNNEEEFLLWKAGKTGYPLVDAGMRQLNETGFMHNRVRMLVASFLCKHLLIDWRWGEAYFAEKLLDYEMSSNVGNWQWAAGSGVDAAPYFRIFNPSTQLKDYDKDMEYVKAWIKEYGTANYPEPMVDHKEARERVLKVYKAAVTE is encoded by the coding sequence ATGAAGGATAAATTAGCAGTATTCTGGTTTAGAAGAGATCTAAGGCTGCAGGATAATGCAGGTTTATTTCATGCACTGCAGAGCGATTACCCCGTTCTCCCTATATTTATCTTTGATGATCATATCCTTGAAAATTTAGAAAGGGACGATGCCCGGGTGAGCTTCATTCATAAAAATCTTCAAAAGATAAGGGAACAGTTACTACAAAACGATAGTTCTATTGCTATTTTCAAGGGGAAACCGGAAAAGATTCTTAAGCAGCTTCTCAAATCCTATGATATTGCTGAAGTCTATACCAATCACGATTATGAACCATATGCAAAGGAACGGGATAGCACAATTGAAGAAATCCTGTCTTCACACAATATCCCTTTTAAGACTTATAAGGATCAGGTGATCTTTGAAAAGGAAGAAGTTGTAAAAAATGACGGCAGCCCTTATGTGGTTTATTCCCCTTATATGCGGTTGTGGAAGGAAAAATTCAGGGAATTAAAGCCTGTGGTATACAATACAAAACCGCATTTCAAAAATTTTATTAAGGCCAGGGATTTACCCAATCTCACTTTAAAAGAGCTTGGTTTTGAGCCCTCTTCCATAAACGTCCCGCCTTTTGAAATTTCAGAAACCCTCATTAAGGATTATGACGCGAAACGCAATTTTCCCGGGCTCGACAGCACTTCCCGCCTTGGGCCGCATTTAAGGTTTGGCACCGTGAGTATCAGGGAAATTGTAAAAATTGCCGCTTCCCAAAAAAATGAGACTTTTTTACAGGAGCTCATCTGGAGGGAATTTTTTATGCAGATCCTCTATCATTTTCCCCATACTGTCACCCACGCTTTTAAACCAAAATATGACAGGATCCAATGGCGAAACAATGAAGAAGAATTTCTTCTCTGGAAAGCAGGTAAAACCGGATATCCGCTTGTAGATGCGGGAATGCGGCAATTGAACGAGACCGGATTCATGCATAACCGGGTACGGATGCTGGTGGCCAGTTTTCTTTGCAAGCACCTGTTGATAGACTGGCGGTGGGGCGAAGCCTATTTTGCTGAAAAACTCCTGGATTATGAAATGAGCTCCAATGTGGGGAACTGGCAGTGGGCAGCGGGTAGCGGTGTTGATGCCGCGCCCTATTTCAGGATATTTAACCCATCAACCCAGCTGAAGGATTATGATAAAGATATGGAATATGTAAAAGCCTGGATCAAGGAGTATGGCACAGCTAACTATCCTGAACCTATGGTAGACCATAAGGAAGCAAGGGAAAGGGTTTTAAAGGTTTACAAAGCCGCGGTAACCGAATAG
- a CDS encoding SDR family NAD(P)-dependent oxidoreductase, giving the protein MKKNILLLGGSHGIGLEAAKLLAGDHNVIVACRTSENLEGLDVTYIEFDVNTDNIETLGLPETIDGLVYFPGSINLKPFRSLKQGDFQEDMQLNFLSLVRVVQDLLPRLKRSPQASLVFFSSVAVKIGMPYHTSVAASKGAIEGFAKALAAEFAPSFRVNVIAPSLTDTPLAGKLLSSEDKKAKMDGRHPLKRIGKAEDIANLVVFLLSEKSSWMTGQILGMDGGLSTINLN; this is encoded by the coding sequence ATGAAAAAGAACATACTTTTATTGGGCGGTTCCCACGGAATTGGATTGGAGGCTGCTAAATTATTGGCCGGAGACCACAATGTAATTGTGGCTTGCCGCACCTCAGAGAATTTGGAAGGGCTTGATGTTACGTACATTGAATTTGATGTGAACACAGATAATATTGAAACCCTGGGCCTGCCGGAAACAATAGATGGCCTGGTTTACTTCCCGGGAAGTATTAATTTAAAACCCTTCCGCAGTTTAAAACAGGGAGATTTTCAGGAAGACATGCAACTCAATTTCCTTTCTCTTGTACGGGTGGTGCAGGACCTGTTACCAAGACTAAAAAGGTCACCACAGGCCAGCCTGGTATTTTTTAGCAGTGTGGCGGTTAAAATAGGAATGCCCTATCATACCAGTGTGGCAGCTTCCAAAGGTGCTATTGAAGGTTTTGCAAAGGCGTTGGCAGCGGAATTTGCCCCCTCCTTCCGGGTAAATGTAATTGCTCCTTCCTTAACCGATACCCCGCTGGCGGGAAAATTATTATCTTCAGAAGATAAAAAAGCTAAAATGGATGGACGCCATCCCTTAAAGCGAATAGGTAAAGCTGAAGATATTGCCAATTTGGTAGTCTTTCTGTTAAGCGAAAAAAGCAGCTGGATGACAGGGCAGATCCTTGGAATGGACGGCGGACTCTCTACCATCAACCTTAATTAA
- a CDS encoding SRPBCC family protein: MKIFTLHTVQKLPISVDEAWDFFSDPKNLKTITPDYMSFDILAGADRPMYPGQLIQYNVTPIAGITTKWVTEITHVKEKEYFVDEQRFGPYALWHHKHFITPIPGGVKMEDIVDYKLPFGKLGELFHPILVAPKLKEIFKYRKLKLEALFGIYSSVKPMEASLPKNTFN; the protein is encoded by the coding sequence ATGAAGATTTTCACCCTTCACACTGTTCAAAAGCTGCCAATATCTGTTGATGAAGCCTGGGATTTTTTTTCAGATCCCAAAAATTTGAAGACTATCACTCCGGACTATATGAGCTTTGATATCCTGGCGGGAGCCGACAGGCCAATGTACCCCGGGCAGTTGATCCAATATAATGTAACCCCCATAGCAGGAATTACTACCAAATGGGTAACAGAGATCACGCACGTAAAGGAAAAGGAATATTTTGTAGATGAGCAGCGCTTTGGCCCTTATGCCCTGTGGCATCACAAACACTTTATTACTCCTATCCCCGGCGGGGTTAAAATGGAAGATATTGTAGATTATAAACTGCCTTTTGGAAAATTGGGAGAACTATTTCATCCTATTCTGGTAGCGCCTAAGCTAAAGGAGATCTTTAAATACCGCAAACTAAAACTGGAAGCGCTTTTTGGGATTTATTCTTCAGTGAAACCAATGGAAGCTTCCCTCCCGAAAAACACATTTAACTGA
- a CDS encoding DUF2911 domain-containing protein: MKKLLLFLCVGVFAGASAQISAPQPSPFSKVEQKVGLTDVTIEYSRPGMRDRQVFGNLVPFGEVWRTGANANTKITFSDDVEIGGKTLKKGTYALYTKPGKDSWEVMFYTDSNNWGNPEKWDDSKVALKATATVDQLPFDMETFTIFLDDLKNDGAVMNIVWENTVASLPITVPTDTKTMASIERVMNGPTANDYFAAGSYYHDSGKDTKKALEWVNKAIEMQGNAPFWMLRKKSLIQADMGMKKEAIATAQLSLAAAEKAGNADYVKMNKDSLKEWGVQ, encoded by the coding sequence ATGAAAAAATTACTTTTATTTTTATGTGTTGGGGTATTTGCAGGAGCCTCAGCCCAGATTAGTGCACCACAACCAAGCCCTTTCTCAAAAGTTGAACAAAAAGTAGGTCTTACAGATGTTACCATCGAATATTCCAGGCCGGGAATGAGAGATCGACAGGTATTCGGAAACCTTGTTCCGTTTGGGGAAGTATGGCGTACCGGGGCCAATGCCAATACGAAGATCACTTTTAGTGATGATGTTGAAATTGGAGGTAAAACCTTGAAAAAAGGCACATATGCATTATACACCAAACCGGGCAAAGATTCCTGGGAGGTGATGTTCTATACAGATTCCAATAATTGGGGAAATCCTGAAAAATGGGATGACAGCAAGGTTGCATTAAAAGCGACTGCCACCGTTGACCAGTTACCATTTGATATGGAGACTTTTACCATTTTCCTTGATGACCTTAAGAATGATGGTGCTGTGATGAACATCGTGTGGGAAAATACGGTGGCATCCCTACCTATTACCGTACCTACAGATACCAAAACAATGGCCAGTATTGAAAGGGTTATGAACGGGCCCACAGCCAATGATTATTTTGCAGCAGGGTCTTATTACCACGATTCAGGAAAAGACACTAAGAAGGCTTTGGAGTGGGTAAACAAGGCGATTGAAATGCAGGGGAATGCCCCTTTCTGGATGCTTCGCAAAAAATCTCTTATCCAGGCAGATATGGGGATGAAAAAAGAAGCCATTGCTACTGCTCAATTATCGCTGGCCGCTGCTGAAAAGGCAGGTAATGCAGATTATGTAAAAATGAACAAGGATTCCCTGAAGGAATGGGGAGTGCAATAG
- a CDS encoding sodium:solute symporter, with translation MHLLDWVVLLGTLIFIAAYGVYKTRGSKNVKDYIGGGKDAHWWTIGLSVMATQASAITFLSTPGQAYHDGMGFVQFYFGLPIAMVIICMVFIPIYHKLNVFTAYEYLETRFDLKTRTLTALLFLVQRGLAAGITIFAPAIILSAVLGWDLNTLTILIGVLVIIYTVSGGTKAVNVTQKQQMAVIFGGMFAAFFLIVSYLPDNISFSNALQIAGANGKMDILDFSFDLENRYTFWSGIIGGTFLALSYFGTDQSQVQRYLTGKSVKEMQLGLIFNGLLKVPMQFFILLVGVMVFVFYQFNLAPLNFNPAAQEAVLASEYGAEYRELMQTNESLQDEKQLTAIRFGESLEDPTLSENETYLDKMRALDVSEIKNRERARELIKASNKTVETNDKDYVFIHFILNNLPRGLIGLLLAVILSAAMSSTASELNALGSTTTIDLYKRNVRSEKTDEHFVRMSKIFTLGWGIIAIIFASFASLFDNLIQLVNIIGSIFYGNVLGIFLLAFFIKRVQSNAVFIAALITQAIIILLYKFEVMPYLWLNLAGCFLVMVIAWILQAIIHSPDKEINRV, from the coding sequence ATGCATTTATTAGATTGGGTAGTACTTCTGGGAACATTGATCTTCATTGCCGCTTACGGCGTTTATAAGACACGTGGAAGCAAAAATGTAAAGGATTATATAGGTGGCGGGAAAGATGCCCACTGGTGGACCATTGGCCTCTCGGTCATGGCAACCCAGGCAAGTGCCATCACCTTCCTATCAACCCCCGGCCAGGCATACCATGACGGGATGGGGTTTGTGCAGTTCTATTTTGGGTTGCCCATTGCAATGGTGATCATTTGTATGGTCTTTATCCCTATTTACCATAAGCTGAATGTCTTTACAGCCTATGAATATCTTGAAACAAGATTTGACCTTAAAACCCGTACCCTTACCGCTTTATTGTTTTTGGTGCAAAGAGGGCTTGCTGCGGGAATTACCATTTTTGCCCCGGCCATTATTCTGTCGGCTGTGCTGGGTTGGGATTTAAATACCCTTACAATACTTATTGGGGTGCTTGTAATTATTTATACAGTCTCCGGGGGTACAAAAGCGGTAAATGTTACTCAAAAACAACAAATGGCTGTGATTTTTGGAGGGATGTTTGCCGCATTCTTCCTTATTGTAAGTTATTTGCCAGATAATATTTCTTTTTCCAATGCACTCCAAATAGCAGGAGCCAATGGAAAAATGGATATTCTGGATTTCTCTTTTGACCTTGAAAACCGCTACACTTTCTGGTCGGGGATCATAGGAGGGACTTTTCTGGCCCTCTCATACTTTGGAACAGATCAAAGCCAGGTGCAGCGCTACCTTACAGGAAAATCTGTTAAGGAAATGCAACTGGGGCTTATCTTCAATGGACTGCTGAAAGTACCCATGCAGTTCTTTATTTTACTGGTGGGGGTTATGGTATTTGTTTTTTATCAGTTCAATCTGGCCCCGCTTAATTTTAACCCTGCTGCGCAGGAGGCTGTTTTGGCTTCTGAATATGGGGCTGAGTACCGCGAATTGATGCAAACCAATGAATCCCTGCAGGATGAAAAACAACTTACTGCAATTAGGTTTGGAGAAAGCCTGGAAGATCCCACTTTGAGCGAAAATGAAACCTATCTTGATAAAATGAGAGCTCTCGATGTTTCAGAAATTAAAAACAGGGAACGTGCCAGGGAATTGATAAAGGCTTCCAATAAAACGGTAGAAACAAATGATAAGGATTATGTTTTTATTCATTTTATTCTGAACAACCTCCCCCGCGGTTTAATTGGCCTTTTGCTGGCGGTAATACTTTCCGCAGCCATGTCTTCTACGGCATCTGAGTTAAATGCACTGGGTTCAACCACTACCATAGACCTTTATAAAAGGAATGTAAGAAGTGAAAAAACAGATGAACATTTTGTGAGGATGTCTAAAATTTTCACTTTGGGCTGGGGAATAATTGCTATTATTTTCGCAAGTTTTGCAAGCCTTTTCGACAATTTGATCCAACTGGTAAATATCATTGGATCTATCTTCTACGGCAACGTATTAGGAATATTTTTGCTGGCATTTTTTATCAAACGGGTCCAAAGCAATGCAGTTTTTATAGCTGCACTAATAACCCAGGCCATAATTATTCTCTTATACAAGTTTGAAGTAATGCCCTACCTGTGGCTTAACCTGGCAGGCTGCTTTCTGGTGATGGTGATCGCCTGGATCTTACAGGCAATTATTCATTCTCCGGATAAAGAAATAAACAGGGTATAA